One genomic segment of Actinoplanes ianthinogenes includes these proteins:
- a CDS encoding glycosyltransferase family 4 protein, with amino-acid sequence MSRILLLSWEYPPLLVGGLGRHVHALAGALAAAGHEVTVVTRQAPGAPPVEHTEGVRVIRAAEDPPAFEVTGGDLLGWALAFNHALTRAALGAIRAATVRGQRFDLVHAHDWLVAHTAVTLRDHLDVPLVATIHATESGRHQGWLPAAHNRTIDDIERWLCAEANRVIVCSEYMRAEVIRLFGVPSERTEVVHNGVDALRWRARPRAVAAARERYAGADGPLVSLAGRLVYEKGVQHLLAAVPPLRERFPGLRVVVAGDGPYRKDLERLAGPAVTFAGFLVGNDLTALMAASDCYVVPSIYEPFGMVALEAAAAGTPVAVSSTGGLAEIVEHGVTGVRFPPGDPHALADAVAGVLADRDHARALASRARQRVVEEFNWPSIAARTAVVYDSARPSVAAKLPSPFSPDQAAELLVASVG; translated from the coding sequence GTGAGCCGGATTCTGCTGCTCTCGTGGGAGTACCCGCCACTGCTGGTCGGCGGTCTGGGCCGGCACGTGCACGCGCTGGCCGGCGCGCTCGCGGCGGCCGGGCACGAGGTGACCGTGGTGACCCGGCAGGCGCCCGGCGCGCCACCGGTGGAACACACCGAGGGCGTCCGGGTGATCCGCGCCGCCGAGGACCCGCCCGCCTTCGAGGTCACCGGCGGCGACCTGCTCGGCTGGGCGCTGGCGTTCAACCACGCGCTCACCCGGGCGGCCCTGGGCGCGATCCGGGCGGCCACCGTCCGCGGGCAGCGGTTCGACCTGGTGCACGCGCACGACTGGCTGGTCGCGCACACCGCGGTGACCCTGCGCGACCATCTGGACGTCCCGCTGGTCGCCACGATCCACGCCACCGAGTCCGGGCGGCACCAGGGCTGGCTGCCCGCCGCCCACAACCGGACCATCGACGACATCGAGCGCTGGCTGTGCGCCGAGGCGAACCGGGTGATCGTCTGCTCGGAGTACATGCGCGCCGAGGTGATCCGGCTGTTCGGGGTGCCGTCCGAGCGCACCGAGGTGGTGCACAACGGGGTGGACGCGCTGCGCTGGCGGGCCCGGCCACGGGCGGTCGCGGCGGCCCGGGAGCGCTACGCCGGCGCGGACGGGCCGCTGGTCAGCCTGGCCGGGCGGCTGGTCTACGAGAAGGGCGTGCAGCACCTGCTCGCGGCGGTGCCCCCGCTGCGCGAGCGGTTCCCGGGGCTGCGGGTGGTGGTGGCGGGCGACGGGCCGTACCGCAAGGATCTGGAACGCCTCGCCGGGCCTGCCGTGACCTTCGCCGGCTTCCTGGTCGGCAATGATCTGACCGCCCTGATGGCGGCCTCGGACTGCTACGTGGTGCCGAGCATCTACGAGCCGTTCGGGATGGTCGCGCTGGAGGCGGCCGCGGCCGGGACGCCGGTGGCGGTGTCGTCGACCGGCGGGCTGGCCGAGATCGTGGAGCACGGGGTGACCGGGGTGCGGTTCCCGCCCGGCGACCCGCACGCCCTCGCCGACGCGGTGGCCGGGGTGCTGGCCGACCGGGACCACGCGCGGGCGCTGGCGTCGCGGGCCCGGCAGCGGGTGGTCGAGGAGTTCAACTGGCCGTCGATCGCCGCGCGGACCGCCGTCGTCTACGACAGCGCCCGCCCATCCGTCGCGGCGAAACTGCCCTCGCCCTTCTCGCCGGACCAGGCGGCGGAACTGCTGGTGGCGAGCGTCGGCTAG